CGATCTGCAGGAAGCCGCATGTCGCAGCATACGGCCCACACCGCCGATTACGCGAACCGGTAATCCGGCGTTGGATCGAGCAATCTAACTCACCCGAACTTTCTATCAAACTATCGAACCGGTTCGAAATTTCGCACGCTGCGTCCTTTGTCACAGCATAATGTCCCGACAGCGCCCTGACACGCGACGCGGGCAGCCGATGAGGCTGCCCGCGTCACAAACGCTATTCAGGTATCGAACCGGACGCCCCGCGGAGCGACTCTCTTGCGCCGCGCCGCGTAGCGGAAGAGCTGGGCCGGCCGGCCACGCCCTTCGCTCCGCCACACGTCGGTCGCCTCGACGATGCGGGCACCCTGCAGCGCGCGGCGGAAGCTCGCCTTGTGGAGCTGGCGGCCGAGCAGGAGCTCGTAGCGCTCCTGCAGCTCGCTTAGGGTGAAGCTCGGCGGCAGGAGGCGGAAGGCGACCGGCGCCTGGCCGACGCGGCTCCGCACGTGCGCGACCGCGGCGTCGACCATCGCGCGCTGGCGCGGGGCGAGCGGGGGGAGGGCGCTCATCGCAAAGAACTCGGCCCCCGCCTCGCCGTCGAGCGTCACGCCGGCCGGGACGAGCGCCACGTAGGCGACCGAGAGCGGGGCGGACGCGGGGTGGCGCCGGCCGTCGCCGAAGGCGCCGACCTGTTCCATCCACGCCGGCGCGTCGCCGAGCACGTCGGCGGCGACGCGGGCCGCGGCGGTCTGGAGCGGCTCGTCGGGCGCGCCGCCTTCCCACGGGAGCGAATAGCGCTCGCGCGGCCGCACGCCGGCCTTGGCCGTCGGGTGCGCGTCCGCGCGCGTGAGGGCGACCCCGAGCTCGCCGTCCACGACGGTGAGGAGGACGAGGTCGACGGTGTAGGTGCTGTCCCGGCCGCCGCCCCGTCGCGCGGGGGCGCGCGTGCGGGCGGCGGGGGTCGAAGCGGCAAGGGCAGGGCTCATGGCGTGCGAAGACTCACGGAAAGACGGGCGGGGGGCCTACCAGGCGACGGAGCCCTGGCGGCTCGTGTCGACCTCTTCCGCGCGCCCCGCCTTGAACAGGTAGGCCTCGCGGTTGCGGGACAGGAAGGTGCGGGCCTGCGGGTCCATCAGGTTCAGGCCGTAGTGGTTGATGAGCATCGTCTGCTGCTTGAGCCAGTCGGCCCAGCACTGCTGGCAGATCTCGTCCACGATGCGCGCGCCGGCCGCGCCGGCGACGCCCACCGGGGGACGCTCGAAGCCGGCGCGGGTCTCGCCGCAGCGGGTGCAGGTCACGGAACGCTCGGTGGCGTCGGGCATGGCGCGGGGTTCGGGGGGACGACGTACAATCTAACCATGTCGCGCCAAAAACGGGTGCACGCAAAACGCCCCGCGCCGGGAGGGCGCGGGGCGTGTGAGGCGCAGCGGGGCTGCTGCGGCGCCGGCGGGGCCGGGCGGTCAGGCCGCGCGGGCGTCCGGCGCGGGTGCGCCCGGCATCACGCGCGCCGTCGGGTCGTCGCCCCGGTCGCGGTCGTGGCCGTCCACGCCGCGCGCGTACCTCACCTGCGCCAGCCCGAACAGCGAGAGCAGCCGGATATAGATCCACCCGATGTCGAACTCGAACCACTTGTGGCCGAAGCGCGCCGAATGCGGGTCGGCGTGGTGGTTGTTGTGCAGCTCCTCGCCGCCGAGCCAGATCGCGATCGGCGTGATGTTGCGGCTCTCGTCCTTGACCTCGTAGTTGCGGTAGCCGAGCGCGTGCCCGACGCCGTTGATCACGCCCGCCGCCCAGAACGGGATCCAGATCATCTGGATGCCCCAGACGAGCGGCCCGACGAACCAGCCGAACAGCCACAGGTCGATGCCGAGCATGACGAGGATGCCGAGCTGCGAGCGCTTGTTGAGCACGTGGCGCTCGAGCCAGTCGTTGGGCGTCCCGCGGCCGTACTTGTCGAGCACGCCGGGCTGCCGCACCGCGTCGCGGTAGTAGAACGCGCCCTTCAGCATGATGTTGCGCAGCCCCTCGACGAGCGGCGAGTGCGGGTCGCCCTCGCGGTCGGCGAACGCGTGGTGCTTGCGGTGGCAGGCCACCCACTCCTTGGTCTTGATCGAGGTGGACAGCCACAGCCACACGCGCATCGGGACCTCGGCCAGCGGGTGGAACTTCACCCCGCGGTGGGTCTGCGCGCGGTGCAGGAAGAGGGTGACGCACACGTTGGTGAGGTGGCCGGCGAGGACGACGAAGAGCACCGGCTTCCACCAGTGGGACGCCCAGCTTCCGAACTCGGGCATGACGAGAACTCCTGGGAGGGTCAGGGACGAGCGAGTGCAGGAACATACCTCCCCTAAACGGGCGTTCCCGCGCGACGGAGGGCGGAATCTATACGGGACTGGCCGCGTGGTCAGGCCGGGGAAGTACGGAGGTGCGTGACTTCAGGGCTCCGCCGAAGCACGAGGTGTCATCCGGAGCGCAGCGAAGGATCCTTGCGTCCCCGCTGCGGGGCCGTACGGCGCGCGACGACGCCGGCCTGACGGCGCACGGCTCCACGTGCCGCACGCAAGATCCTTCGCTGCGCTCAGGATGACCGCCCTGCCCCATGATTGCTTCTTGGGGCGCCCTACCGCGCCCCCACCGCCCCCGCCATCCCCGCGCCCGTGACCAACCCCGGCGGATCGCCGTCGGGCGCGTTCCCCCACGTGTCGTTGGCCGAGTTGAGGTCGGGCACGCTGCCGTTCGGCCAGAGCCGCACGCCCGTCACGGCCGACGGCAGCGCGAACGACAGCTCGACCCGGTCCCCCGTCGCCGGACGCGCCCACACGTCGACCGGCGCGCGCACGTCGCGCGTCGACCCGTCCGCCAGCCGCAGGCGCATGACGGGCGGGAACGGGATGCTCGAGTGGCGCCGCAGCTGCACGGTCGAGACGGTCTCGCCCCCCGACGCCCGCGTCGTCACCCCCTCGACGCCGATGTCGAGCACGTCGGTCGTGTACCAGAAGCTCCGCCAGTACCACGACAGGTTCTGCCCCGACACGTTCTCGACCGTGCGGAAGAAGTCCCCCGGCGTGGGGTGCCGGAACGCCCAGCGCCGCACGTACTCGCGCATCGCGCGGTCGAACGTCTCGGGCCCCACCACCGCGTTCCGCAGCGCGAGCAGCACCGCGCCCGGCTTGCGGTAGCCGATCGCGCCTAACGCGGCGGCCTCGACGTGGTCGGGCATCGTCATGAGCGGCGACTGGGTGTTGTTCGCCACGACCTGCCGCCAGTTAGCCATGTACGACGCGAGCGGGCTCGGCGCCGACGGGAAGCGCCGCTCGAGGCTGAAGGTGTTCTGGTACGTGTTGAACCCCTCGTCCTGCCAGGCGTACCGCCGCTCGTTGCTGCCGACGACCATCGGGAACCACTCGTGCCCGTGCTCGTGGTCCACCGTGCCGAAGATCGAGGCCGGGTCGGCGCTGCCGTAGTGGACCATGACGAACATCGGGTACTCCATCCCGCCCACCGGGCCCGCGACGCTCGTCGCCTGCGGGTACGGGAAGGGGAACCAGAGGGTGCTGTAGGTGCGGATCGTCCAGCACGTCTGCTCGGCGCCGCTCTCCCACGCGCGCCCCGCCTTGGGGAACTCGTAGTAGGCCTGGCACGTCACGCCGTTCCAGCTCGTCGCGTCCCAGCGGAAGTCGGGCGCGCCGGCCCAGGCGACGTCGCGCACGTTGGTCGCCCGGAAGCGCCACGTCTTCGTCCCCGGCGCCGGCGTCCGCCCCGCCGCGTCCGCCTCGGCCTCCGTGATCACCTGCGCGACCGTCTCCGGACGGCCCGGCTGCGCGACGAGCGTGCGCGCGCGGGCGAGGCGCTCGCGTTGGGCGGGGGTGAGCACCGCCTGCGGGTTCTGCAGCACGCCGCTCCCGGCGATCACGTAGCCCGCGGGCGCGGTCACGCTGTAGTCGATGTCGCCGTACTCGAGGTAGAACTCGCCCTGGCCGAGGTACGGGTCGGTGTTCCAGCCGCGCACGTCGTCGTAGACGGCCATCCGCGGGTACCACTGCGCGATCTCGAACAGCCGCCCGTCGCGCCCCAGGCGGTCGCTGCCGTGCTCGGGGACGGCGAAGCGGAAGCGGAGCGTGATGGTGCTCTTGCCGCCGCGCGGGGCGATCGGCGCGGCGAGGTCGAGCCGCGTCATCGTGTCGTCGGTGTGCGGCGCGACGGGGCGGCCGTCGACGGCGACGTCGCTCAGCGCGTAGCCGCCCTGGAAGCCCCGGACGCCCCAGCGGGAGTCGGCCGGGAACATCGACGATCCTTTCGAACCCGGACGGTACAAATTCTGGTCGAGCTGCAGCCAGACGAAGCGCAGCGTGTCGGGCGAGTTGTTGGTGTAGCGGATCGTGACCTGCCCGCTGACCGCGCCGCCGTTCGCGGTGTCGAGCGTCGCGAGGATGGTGTAGTCGGCGCGCTGCTGCCAGTACGCCGGGCCGGGCGCGCCGGAGGCGTCGCGGTACTGGTTCGGTCCCGGCCAGTCGATGTGGTTGGTCGTGAACGCCTGGAAGGTGGCGAACGGGTCGGGGCTCCCCGGGGTGTTGCTCACGCCGGTGGCGGGCGGCGGGGTGAGCGGGGCGCGGGTGGTGTTCTGGGCGCCAAGCCGGGGGGTCGCGGCCAGCGAGGCCGCGAGCGCCGCCGCGAGGGGGGCGACCAGGGCGCGGAAGACGGACGGGGTCACGACGGCGATCCGGTAGGGGGCGTGGTGGCTCGCGGCGCGGGCGCGGGCACCGGCTCGGTGAGCCCGGAGCCCGCGGGGTCGGCACTCCGGACGCGTACGGGGACCCGCACGTCGCGGTCGAGCGCGAGCGGCACGAGCCAGCGCAGGTTGTCGATCACGTTAGGCGGGAGCGCGAGCGCGTCGGCCAGGAACACGTCCTGGTCCTCGGCCGTGTACGCCCGCTCCGCCGCGGGGTCGAAGGCGCGGCAGGCGTGCATGCGGTACTGGGCGTCGTCCCAGACGAGGAACTCGTCCCAGCCGGCGACGTCGACGCCCGCCTCCTCGCGCGTCTCGCGCCGCGCGGCGTCGGCGGCCGACTCGCCGGGGTGGAGCTTGCCGCCGAGGGCGTTGACGCGGCCGGCCTGCCAGGCGGGGCGCGTCTTGTGGACGAGCACGACGCGGCCGCCGTCGGGGGTGAAGAGGAGCGCGAGGACGTAGACGAGCACGCGCACAATGCTACCGCGTCGGGCGCGGCCGCACACGCGCCCGCACACGCGCCCGCACACGCGCCCGCACACGCGGCGCGCTCGCCGGCGGCTTGACACGTCTGCGCCCCGGCCCGTACGCTTTCGGGCTGCCCGCCCGAACGCCGTTCGGTCCCCGCCGCATCTCACTGCTGCCCGCATGACCGCCGCGCCCACCGCGCCCGACGTCGCGTCCCCCGACGCCACGACGCCCGCCGCCCCGCCCCGCCGCGAGCGCGACGGCGACCTCCGCACCGCGATCCTCGACGCCGCGCGGCAGCTCCTGGTGCGCGAGGGGTACCGCGACCTCAGCATGCGCGACGTCTCGCGCGCGGTCGGCTGCAGCGTGAGCAGCATTTACCTCTACTTCGCGAACAAGGACGCGCTCGTCCACGCGCTCATGGACGAGGGCTTCGCCCGCTGGCACCGGCGGATGACCGAGCTGGCCGCGGAGGGCGCGGGCGCGCCGGCGCCCGCGCGGCTCGAGGCGGTGTGCCGGGCCTACGTGGCCTTCGGGCTCGCCAACCCGGAGTTCTACGAGATCATGTACATGTTCCACTCCGACCGGATGGCGCGCTACCCGAAAGAACTCTTCCGGCGCGCGCGGCGGAACCTCGACCTGATGGGCGCGCTCGTGGCCGAGTGCCGCGCGGCGGTAGGCGTGGGGACCGGGGACGACGTGCCGGTCGCGACGACGGCGCTCTGGGCCGCGCTCCACGGCACGGTGTCGACGATCATCGCCGACCGCCTGGACCGGCGGCTCGACCGGGAGCGGTACGTGGAGGGCGCCGTGCGCTTCGCGCTCGCCGGGGTCCTCGCGTGAGTGCGAGCGCGCCGGCCGGCGCCGCCGGCGGGGTCGCGGCGCGCTTCCGCCTCGACGGCCGCGTCGCCGTCGTCACCGGGGCGAGCAAGGGGATCGGCGAGGCGATCGCGCGCGCGTTCGGCGAGGCGGGCGCGCGGGTGGTCGTCAGCAGCCGCAAGCAGGAGGCGGTCGACGAAGTCGCGCACGCGATCGGCGCCGCGGGGGGCGAGGCGATCGGGGTCGCCGCGAACGTCGGGCGCCCGGGCGAGGCGGCCGCGCTCGTCGAGCGCGTCGTCGCCCACTGGGGCGGGGTCGACGTGCTCGTCAACAACGCGGCGATCAACCCGACGTTCGGGCCGGTGCTCGAGGCCGACGACGCGGTGTTCGACAAGATCATGGCCGTCAACGTCAAGGGCCCGCTCGCCGCGGCGCGCGCCGCGTACGCGTCGATGCGCGAGCGCGGGCACGGTTCGGTCATCAACGTCTCGAGCATTGGCGGCGTCTCGCCCGAGCCCGGGCTCGGCCTCTACTCGGTGAGCAAGGCGGCGCTGATCTCGCTCACCAAGGTGCTCGCGCAGGAGTGGGGGCGCGCGGGGGTGCGGGCGAACGTGATCTGCCCGGGGCTGATCCAGACCAAGTTCTCCGAGGCACTCTGGGGGAACGAGCGGATCCTCCAGCACACGCTCGCGCAGCAGGCGCTGCCGCGCGTGGGGCGGCCGGAGGACGTGGCGGGGCTGGCGCTGTTCCTCGCCTCGGACGCGGGGGCGTACTGCACGGGCGGGGTGTACACGGTCGACGGCGGGTACCTGATCTGAGCGCGCGGGGATGACGTTAGGCGCCACCGCGTGACGCACGGCGGCGTGTGTCATCCTGAGCGCAGCGAAGGATCGCCGTCCAAGGTGACCATCCCGGAAGGCAGCCGCCCGTGGGATCCTCTCAGGGACAGCGATCCTTCGCCTCCGCTGCGCTGCGGCTCAGGATGACACACGTGCTTTTCACTCCTCCTTCAGACGTCCGACCATGCCCGCCACCCCCGCCCCGCCCTTCGCCGACGGCCAGGTCGCCGCGCGCGCCGCGGCGCCCCCCGCCCTCCCCCGCGACGCCGCGGCCGACCTCTACGGCTGGTTCGCCACGCTCTCGCCCGAGGAGGACGCCGTCCGCCTCAAGGTCCGCGAGTTCATGGAGCGCCGCGTGCGCCCGATCGCGAACGACTACTGGGAGCGCGGCGAGTTCTACCACGAGGTCGTCCCCGAGTTCGTCGCCCTCGACCTGCTGCGCGACGCGTACGACCCCGCCGTGCCTAACGCGACCGTGCGCGACTGCCTGATCTCGGGCGAGCTGGCGCGCGTCGACCCGTCGATGGCGACCTTCTACGGCGTGCACGCGGGGCTCTGCATGGGCTCGATCGCGCTGCACGGGAGCGACGAACAGAAGGCCGAGTGGCTGCCCAAGCTGCGCCGCTGGGAGGCGATCGGCGGCTTCGGGCTGACCGAGCCCGAGGTCGGGAGCGGCGTCGCGCGCGGGCTCACGACGACCTGCCGCCGGGACGGCGACGCGTGGGTCCTCAACGGCCAGAAGAAGTGGATCGGCAACGCCACCTTCGGCGACGTGGTCGTCGTCTGGGCCCGCGACGAGGACTCCCGGCAGGTGAAGGGGTTCATCGTCCGCACCAGGCACGACGACGGCCGTACGCACCGCGCCGGCTACGGCGTCGAGACGATGCGCGGCAAGATCGCGCAGCGCGCCGTCCAGAACGGCCTCATCACCCTCACCGACCTCCGCGTGCCCGAGTCCGACCGCCTGCAGAAGGCCGACACCTTCGCCGCCACGCAGCAGGTGCTCGGCCTCGCGCGCTGCGGCACGGCGTGGCAGGGCGTCGGCTGCGCGATGGGCGCCTTCGAGGCCGCGTTAGGCTACGCGGCCGAGCGCACGCAGTTCGGCCGGCCGATCGGGGCGTTCCAGCTGGTGCAGGTCATGCTCGTCAAGATGGCCGGGAATCTCACGGCGATGCTCGGCCTCGCGCTCCGCGCCGCGCGCCTGCAGGACGCCGAGGGGATGCGCGACGAGCGCTCGGCGCTCGCGAAGCAGTTCTGCGCGGCGCGGTGCCGCGAGGTCGTCGGGCTCGCGCGCGAGCTGATGGGGGGCAACGGGATCCTGCTCGAGTACGGCGCGGCGCGGCTGTTCGCCGACGCGGAGGCGATTTACTCGTACGAGGGGTCGAACGAGATCAACTCGCTCATCGTCGGGCGCGCGCTCACGGGCGTCGGGGCGTTCGTCTGATGGCGCCCCCCGCCCCCGCGTTCGACCTGCGCGCCGCCGCGCGCGCCGCCGCGCTCGGCGCGGGCTTCGTCCCCGACCTCGACGACGCCGCGCGCGCGGAGCTCGCCGCGATCGAGGCCGGGCGGCCCAACCCGGGCGGGGCCCCGCCGGGCGGCGGCCTCCCGGTGCGGGACCTGCGCGCGCTCCCCTGGTCCTCGATCGACGACGCGTCGTCGCGCGACCTCGACCAGGTCGAGGTGGCCGAGTCGCTCCCCGACGGGACCGTGCGGGTGCGCGTCGGGATCGCGGACGTCGACGCGCTCGTGCCGCGCGACTCCGCGCTCGACCGGCACGCGGCGGTCAACACGACGAGCGTGTACACGGGGCTCGTCACTTTTTCGATGCTCCCCGAGGCGTTGTCGACCGACCGCACGTCGCTCAACGCCGACGCGGACCGCGCCACGGTCGTGATCGACTTCGTCGTCGCCGCCGACGGAACGGTGTCGGAGGGAGACGTCTACCTCGCGCGCACGGTCAACCACGCGCGGCTCGCCTACGAGGAGCTCGGCGCGTGGTTCGACGGGCGCGGCCCGCTCCCCGCGGCGGCGGCGCGCGCGCCGGCGGTGTTAGGCATGGAGGCCCAACTCCGGCTGCAGGAAGACACGGCCGAGCGACTCCGGCGGCAGCGGGTGTCGCGCGGGGCGCTGCAGTTGGAGACGATCGAGGCGCGGCCCGTCGTGCAGGGGGGCGCGGTCACCGGCCTCACGGTGACGCCCAAGTCGAAGGCGCGCGACCTGATCGAGGACTTCATGGTCGCGGCGAACGCGGTGGTGGCCGAAACGCTCGAGGCGGCGGGGGTGACGTCGATCCGGCGGGTGGTGCGCATCCCCGAGCGCTGGGACCGGATCGCCGCGCTCGCCCGGGCCCGCGGCGACGCGCTCCCCGACGCGGCCGACCCCGCGGCGCTCTCCGCCTTCCTCGGCCGGCAGCGCGCGGCGCACCCGGAGCAGTACGCGGAGCTCTCGCTCGCCGTCGTGAAGCTGTTAGGCCCGGGGGAGTACGCCGTCGAGCAGCCGGGCGACACGACGATGAACCACTTCGGGCTCGCCGCGCAGGACTACACGCACGGCACCGCGCCCAACCGGCGCTACGCGGACCTCGTCACGCAGCGGCTCGTGAAGTACATGCTCGCGCGGCGGGCCGGCGGGGAACCCGCCCTGCCCTACTCGGACGACGCGTTGACCGCGATCGCGGCGCACTGCACCGAGCGCGAGAACGCGGCGCGCAAGGTCGAACGGCTGACGCGCAAGCAGGCCGGGGCCGCGCTGCTCGCGGGGCGGGTGGGCGAGACGTTCCGCGCGGTGGTGACCGGGGCACAGCAGAACGGGACGTACGTCCGGCTCGCGGCGCCGCCGGTCGAAGGGCGCGTGGTGCACGGGGCGGCAGGGCTCGACGTCGGCGACGCGGTGCCGGTGAAGCTCGTCTCGGTCGACCCGGCACACGGGTGGGTAGATTTCGCGCGCGCTTCGTGACCACCCCGCCTCATGACGTCCGGCCGATGACCCCGCCCCCCACCGCCCGGCCGAGCGACGCGCCGGACCCGCGGCTGCGCCCCATGTACTGGGGCGTCCTCGTGCTGTCGCTGGTCGTGCTCGCCGTCAACCTCTGGCTGCCGTCGCACCGCGCGTCGCCCCGGCGGCACAACGACTGGGTCCTGCCGGTCGGGCTGATCTGCATCGGCGTCAGCGGCCTGGTCGGGATCCGCCACCCGGTCGCGCGCCGGGTACTGGTCGGCGCCGCGCTCGTCCTCGCGGTCGCGGGGCTCGTGTTCGCGATCACCGGGTAGCCCCGCCGACGCGTCGCGCGGGCGCGGCGGCCTAACGCGCCCCGCGCAGGAACGCCGCCCACCCCGCCGCGTCGAACGCCTTCCCGGCCGCCACGGCGCGCGAGCGCGCCCGGTGCGCGCGCAGCAGCCCAGGGTCCGCGGCGTAGCACCGCGCGGCCCGCTCCACCTCGGCGTACGTGCGGCACACGAAGGCGTTCTCGCCGTCGCGCACCCACTCGGCCGTCTGCCCCACGGGGGTCGTGATCACGGCGAGCCCGGCGAGCACCGCCTCCATCACCGGCAGCGGCCCGCCCTCCATGTACGACGTGCACACGTACACGTCCGCTCCGGCGAGCCGCGCGAGGTACTCGGCCTCGCCGAGCTGGGTGTGCCGCGCGCCGTAGCGGAAGTCGGCGGCCGCGCGCGGCTCCGCGGCGAGCGCACGCTCCAGGCGCTCGAGCCACGGCACGTTCTTGCGGTGCACGCGCACGGCGGCGCTCCGCAGCTGGCGGGGGCTGAAGCGCCCGCGCTCGTCGGTCGCCCAGAAGAGGGGGGAGCGGGCCCGCGCGAGTACGCGCGCCCACGGCACGCGGCCCGGGCCTAACGCGGTGCTGACGAAGCGGACCGGCGCGCCGGCGCGCGGGGCCGTCGCGGGCGCGCGCGCGGCGAGCAGCGCCGCGGCGTTGTGCGGGTACGTGGCGGCGTGCCAGACCGGGACGCCGTACCGACCGCGGAGCACGTCGACCATCTCCCGGCTGCAGGTGAGCACGCGGTCGAAGGCGCGGAGGACGGGGAGGTGGTGCAGGGGCTCGTCGCGCCAGGCGAAGCGGTCGGTAAAGGTCGAGACCTCGTCGGGGTCGTGGACGACCGCGAACACCTCGCGGACGTGGTCGCGATACGGGAAGCCGGGCCAGTAGAAGCTGGTGTGCGCGAGGCAGACGGCGTCGGCGGGGGTGGGGCGCGCGAACCACTCGCGGCTGTCGACGACGTCGACCCGGACGCCGTGCGGGAGGAGGGCCGGGGCGAGCGAGAGGCCGACGTTGTGGAGGGACCAACCGTTAGGCCAGCACAGATATAGGACGTGCACGCGGGCCTCTCGGCGGGTAGTTCGGGGCGGGAAGGGCGACGAGTGGGGCGTGGGTGGACGGGCGCGCCAGATGGGCGCACGCGAGGAGGTCGTTGGGGCGGTTCCGGACCGGGCGGGGCAGAGTAACCGAAGCGAGCCCACGGGACGGGACGAGCGGCTGACTGCACGACCGGGTGGGGTAGCTCCTCCCGGCCGTGCCCGACCGGCCGCCGCTGTCGCCCCGCGTCACGGGCGCCCTGCGTGTCGCCCCGTTCTTCCGACCCCGCGCCAACGACCTGCCCGCGAGCGCCCACCTGGCGCGCTCCCCCACCCACGCCCCACCCGTCGCCCTTCCCGCCCGGGACGGGTACGACGGCACGGGGACGGCGAAGCGGATACAGCGGAACGGATACGGCGGAACGCCCTACCTCCCTCCCTTCTCCTGCTGCGCCATCCTCACCGCCTCGTACGCATTCACCACGCCCCCCGTCGTCGACAGCGTCGCGAACGGCACCGGGGCCTCATCGCCCGGCCGTGGCACCGTCAGCCCCGGGAACCTCGTCGCGGAGGCGAGCAGGATCCGCTTCACGTCCGCCGCCGTCAGCGACGGGAAGTACGCCATGAGCAGCGCCGCCACCCCGGTCACCGTCGGCGTCGCCATGCTCGTGCCGTCGAGCCGCCCGTACTTGTTGCCCGGCAGCGTCGAATAGATCGCCGACCCCGGCGCGAACAGGTCGACCGTGCGCTGGCCGTAGTCGGAGTACCGCGCCGCGAGGCCGTCGCGCCGGGACGTCGAGGCGCCGACCTCGATCCAGTTGGCCGCCCGCCCCCCGCCGACGTAGTCCGGCACCGGGTACTCGTGGTCGCGGTCGTTGTCGGCCGACTCGTTGCCCGCCGCGTGCACCATCAGCACCCCGTGCGCGTCGGCGTAGCGCACCGCGCTGTCGACCGCCGCCTTCTCGGGCGAGTAGGCCTTCCCGAAGCTCATGTTGATGACCTGCGCGCCGTGGTCGACGGCGTAGCGGATCGCGTTGGCGACGTCCTTGTCGCGCTCGTCGCCGTTAGGCACCGTGCGCACCGCGAGGACGCGCACCGCCCCGGGCGGGGCGATGCCGCGCATGCCGCTGTCGGCCGCGGTCGCCGGGCCCTGCGGCGCGTCCCCCTTGGCCGCCGCGGCCGGCGAGA
The Gemmatimonadetes bacterium T265 genome window above contains:
- a CDS encoding putative Fe(2+)-trafficking protein, producing MPDATERSVTCTRCGETRAGFERPPVGVAGAAGARIVDEICQQCWADWLKQQTMLINHYGLNLMDPQARTFLSRNREAYLFKAGRAEEVDTSRQGSVAW
- a CDS encoding peptidase, translating into MTPSVFRALVAPLAAALAASLAATPRLGAQNTTRAPLTPPPATGVSNTPGSPDPFATFQAFTTNHIDWPGPNQYRDASGAPGPAYWQQRADYTILATLDTANGGAVSGQVTIRYTNNSPDTLRFVWLQLDQNLYRPGSKGSSMFPADSRWGVRGFQGGYALSDVAVDGRPVAPHTDDTMTRLDLAAPIAPRGGKSTITLRFRFAVPEHGSDRLGRDGRLFEIAQWYPRMAVYDDVRGWNTDPYLGQGEFYLEYGDIDYSVTAPAGYVIAGSGVLQNPQAVLTPAQRERLARARTLVAQPGRPETVAQVITEAEADAAGRTPAPGTKTWRFRATNVRDVAWAGAPDFRWDATSWNGVTCQAYYEFPKAGRAWESGAEQTCWTIRTYSTLWFPFPYPQATSVAGPVGGMEYPMFVMVHYGSADPASIFGTVDHEHGHEWFPMVVGSNERRYAWQDEGFNTYQNTFSLERRFPSAPSPLASYMANWRQVVANNTQSPLMTMPDHVEAAALGAIGYRKPGAVLLALRNAVVGPETFDRAMREYVRRWAFRHPTPGDFFRTVENVSGQNLSWYWRSFWYTTDVLDIGVEGVTTRASGGETVSTVQLRRHSSIPFPPVMRLRLADGSTRDVRAPVDVWARPATGDRVELSFALPSAVTGVRLWPNGSVPDLNSANDTWGNAPDGDPPGLVTGAGMAGAVGAR
- a CDS encoding TetR family transcriptional regulator gives rise to the protein MTAAPTAPDVASPDATTPAAPPRRERDGDLRTAILDAARQLLVREGYRDLSMRDVSRAVGCSVSSIYLYFANKDALVHALMDEGFARWHRRMTELAAEGAGAPAPARLEAVCRAYVAFGLANPEFYEIMYMFHSDRMARYPKELFRRARRNLDLMGALVAECRAAVGVGTGDDVPVATTALWAALHGTVSTIIADRLDRRLDRERYVEGAVRFALAGVLA
- a CDS encoding dehydrogenase, translated to MSASAPAGAAGGVAARFRLDGRVAVVTGASKGIGEAIARAFGEAGARVVVSSRKQEAVDEVAHAIGAAGGEAIGVAANVGRPGEAAALVERVVAHWGGVDVLVNNAAINPTFGPVLEADDAVFDKIMAVNVKGPLAAARAAYASMRERGHGSVINVSSIGGVSPEPGLGLYSVSKAALISLTKVLAQEWGRAGVRANVICPGLIQTKFSEALWGNERILQHTLAQQALPRVGRPEDVAGLALFLASDAGAYCTGGVYTVDGGYLI
- the gcdH gene encoding glutaryl-CoA dehydrogenase; translation: MPATPAPPFADGQVAARAAAPPALPRDAAADLYGWFATLSPEEDAVRLKVREFMERRVRPIANDYWERGEFYHEVVPEFVALDLLRDAYDPAVPNATVRDCLISGELARVDPSMATFYGVHAGLCMGSIALHGSDEQKAEWLPKLRRWEAIGGFGLTEPEVGSGVARGLTTTCRRDGDAWVLNGQKKWIGNATFGDVVVVWARDEDSRQVKGFIVRTRHDDGRTHRAGYGVETMRGKIAQRAVQNGLITLTDLRVPESDRLQKADTFAATQQVLGLARCGTAWQGVGCAMGAFEAALGYAAERTQFGRPIGAFQLVQVMLVKMAGNLTAMLGLALRAARLQDAEGMRDERSALAKQFCAARCREVVGLARELMGGNGILLEYGAARLFADAEAIYSYEGSNEINSLIVGRALTGVGAFV
- a CDS encoding ribonuclease II, with protein sequence MAPPAPAFDLRAAARAAALGAGFVPDLDDAARAELAAIEAGRPNPGGAPPGGGLPVRDLRALPWSSIDDASSRDLDQVEVAESLPDGTVRVRVGIADVDALVPRDSALDRHAAVNTTSVYTGLVTFSMLPEALSTDRTSLNADADRATVVIDFVVAADGTVSEGDVYLARTVNHARLAYEELGAWFDGRGPLPAAAARAPAVLGMEAQLRLQEDTAERLRRQRVSRGALQLETIEARPVVQGGAVTGLTVTPKSKARDLIEDFMVAANAVVAETLEAAGVTSIRRVVRIPERWDRIAALARARGDALPDAADPAALSAFLGRQRAAHPEQYAELSLAVVKLLGPGEYAVEQPGDTTMNHFGLAAQDYTHGTAPNRRYADLVTQRLVKYMLARRAGGEPALPYSDDALTAIAAHCTERENAARKVERLTRKQAGAALLAGRVGETFRAVVTGAQQNGTYVRLAAPPVEGRVVHGAAGLDVGDAVPVKLVSVDPAHGWVDFARAS